The following coding sequences lie in one Oncorhynchus kisutch isolate 150728-3 linkage group LG17, Okis_V2, whole genome shotgun sequence genomic window:
- the LOC109908620 gene encoding 1-acylglycerol-3-phosphate O-acyltransferase ABHD5, with protein MRRMAKDLQPAEQRSGWISSWLPSWCPTSLSQLKDAEDKMLKSVKAPFSRQHVRISNGNYLWTLAFPSHIKPHPSLPPQPQPKPHPSLPHQPQPHPSLPPQPQPHLSLPPQPQPHPSLPPQPQLHPSLPPQPQPHLSLPPQPQPKPHISLPPHIQPHPSSPQPSLQPRPPLVLLHGFGGGVGLWAQNLDSLCGSGAVYALDLLGFGQSSRPLFSVDPQGAEEQFLGALEEWRDRVGLEEIVLLGHNLGGYLAAAYTLTHPHRVKHLILVEPWGIPARPESLDQEKSIPVWIRAMGAVMSPFNPLAGLRLAGPLGPMLIQTIRSDFKQKYSSVFDDNTVSDYIYHLNAQTPSGETAFRNMTVPYGWAKRPMLDRIGQIQPDIPISIIYGSRSSIDSDSGYTIQKIRPDVDIIVIRGGGHYVFADQPDDFNQNVLHILARMEGDKEKRSGVDEKEGK; from the exons ATGAGGAGGATGGCGAAGGATCTGCAACCAGCGGAGCAACG GTCTGGGTGGATCTCCAGTTGGCTTCCATCCTGGtgtcccacctccctctctcagctgAAGGACGCAGAAGACAAAATGCTCAaat CTGTGAAGGCCCCATTCTCCAGGCAGCATGTCCGGATATCCAACGGCAACTATCTCTGGACCTTAGCCTTCCCCTCTCACATCaagccccatccctctctcccaccccagccTCAGCCAaagccccatccctctctcccacaccagCCTcaaccccatccctctctcccaccccagcctcagccccatctctctctcccaccccagcctcagccccatccctctctcccaccccagcctcagctccatccctctctcccaccccagcctcaaccccatctctctctcccaccccagccTCAGCCCAAGCCACATATCTCTCTACCACCCCatatccagccccatccctcttcTCCACAACCATCTCTCCAGccccgtcctcccctggtgctgCTCCATGGGTTTGGGGGTGGTGTGGGTTTGTGGGCCCAGAACCTGGACTCTCTGTGTGGCAGTGGAGCCGTGTATGCCCTGGATCTTCTGGGGTTTGGACAGAGCAGCCGGCCCCTGTTCAGCGTGGACCCCCAGGGGGCAGAGGAGCAGTTCCTAGGGGccctggaggagtggagggacaGGGTGGGCCTGGAGGAGATAGTCCTGCTGGGACACAACCTGGGAGGATACCTGGCTGCTGCTTACACACTTACACACCCacacag ggTAAAGCACTTGATCCTGGTGGAGCCCTGGGGGATCCCGGCCCGTCCAGAGAGTCTAGATCAGGAGAAGTCTATCCCAGTGTGGATCAGAGCCATGGGGGCTGTCATGAGTCCCTTCAACCCCCTGGCTGGACTTAGACTGGCCGGACCACTGG gtcctaTGTTGATCCAGACCATCAGGTCTGATTTTAAACAGAAGTACTCTTCAGTGTTTGATGACAACACCGTATCAGACTACATCTACCATCTTAACGCACAGACACCAAG TGGTGAAACAGCGTTTAGGAACATGACAGTACCATATGGTTGGGCTAAGAGACCAATGTTAGATCGTATTGGACAGATCCAACCAGACATTCCAATATCCATCATCTATGGGTCCCGATCCAGTATCGACAGCGACTCGGGATACACTATCCAGAAAATCCGACCAGATGTGGACATCATC gtgATAAGGGGAGGAGGTCACTATGTGTTTGCTGACCAGCCAGACGACTTCAATCAGAACGTTCTTCACATCCTGGCCAGGATGGAGGGAGATAAGGAGAAGAGGAGTGGTGTGGATGAGAAGGAAGGGAaatga
- the LOC109908622 gene encoding 1-acylglycerol-3-phosphate O-acyltransferase ABHD5-like: MNPTAAANVWSSMSGWISSWLPSWCPTSLSQLKDAEDKMLKCKSTPFSRQHVQISNVNHLWTLAFNSQPQLRPPLVLLHGFGGGAGLWAQNLDSLCGSGAMNALNLLWFGQSSRTLFSVDPQGAAEQFLGALEEWRDRVGLEEIVLLGHNLGGYLAAAYTLTHPHRVKHLILVEPWGFPAYPESLDQEKSIPVWIRAMGAVMSPFNPLAGLRLAGPLRSIYTHTHRKLVYYTYIAYTTCMHTHTSGKNCHMFQNQRC; the protein is encoded by the exons ATGAACCCTACagcagcagccaatgtgtggaGTTCAAT gtcTGGGTGGATCTCCAGTTGGCTTCCATCCTGGtgtcccacctccctctctcagctgAAGGACGCAGAAGACAAAATGCTCAaatgtaagagt ACTCCATTCTCCCGGCAGCATGTCCAGATATCAAACGTCAACCATCTCTGGACCTTAGCCTTCAACTC CCAGCCCCAGctccgtcctcccctggtgctgCTCCATGGGTTTGGGGGTGGTGCGGGTCTGTGGGCCCAGAACCTGGACTCTCTGTGTGGGAGTGGAGCCATGAATGCCCTGAATCTGCTGTGGTTTGGACAGAGCAGCCGGACCCTGTTCAGCGTGGACCCCCAAGGGGCAGCAGAGCAGTTCCTAGGGGccctggaggagtggagggacaGGGTGGGCCTGGAGGAGATAGTCCTGCTGGGACACAACCTGGGAGGATACCTGGCTGCTGCTTACACACTTACACACCCacacag GGTAAAGCACTTGATCCTGGTGGAGCCCTGGGGGTTCCCGGCCTATCCAGAGAGTCTAGATCAGGAGAAGTCTATCCCAGTGTGGATCAGAGCCATGGGGGCTGTCATGAGTCCCTTCAACCCCCTGGCTGGACTTAGACTGGCCGGACCACTGCGTtcgatatacacacacacacaccgtaagcTCGTGTACTACACATATATCGCATACactacatgcatgcacacacacacaagtggaaAGAATTGCCACATGTTTCAAAACCAAAGGTGTTAA